The Apis mellifera strain DH4 linkage group LG8, Amel_HAv3.1, whole genome shotgun sequence genome contains a region encoding:
- the LOC102655783 gene encoding uncharacterized protein LOC102655783, producing the protein MKVTRMKKVTKVQNSTRRANIRKVIAPKESTVFSKRMSMKRSMIFTMNITRMGNMRNMADIITNTRARKVDTRRRDTQILLDASIIMVRRSNTRRAIIIVSKKVESSMKVTTVIINMTENMERRVDTNRGKNGSPAVVIKFLNDKVYLLNMYHI; encoded by the exons ATGAAAGTCACCAGGATGAAGAAGGTGACAAAGGTGCAAAATTCGACGAGGAGGGCAAACATCAGAAAGGTTATAGCACCAAAGGAGAGCACAGTGTTTTCAAAaag GATGAGTATGAAAAGAAGCATGATTTTTACGATGAATATCACGAGGATGGGGAACATGAGAAACATGGCGGATATCATCACGAACACGAGGGCAAGAAAGGTGGACACGAGAAGAAGGGACACACAGATTCTGCTCGACGCGAG CATCATCATGGTAAGAAGAAGCAACACGAGGAGGGCCATCATCATCGTAAGCAAAAAGGTAGAAAGCTCGATGAAGGTCACAACAGTCATCATCAACATGACAGAAAATATGGAAAGAAGGGTGGACACGAATCGGGGAAAAAATGGTTCGCCAGCAGTGgtcattaaattcttaaatgacaaagtatatcttttaaatatgtatcacatataa